The Clostridioides difficile genome has a segment encoding these proteins:
- a CDS encoding DUF488 domain-containing protein — protein sequence MEIFAVGHSNYPLDKLINMIKKYNINCVIDIRETPYSKYNIQYNRESFNESLRKAGFIYIYMGKELGAKRTNKDVYTEEGYADFEEVIKEEIFLKGIERLKKGCQMGYKIVLLGAMQEPIRCHRSILLGKILNKEGFDVKYIMHEGHLASQEDIEESLLDKYFSDRKQMSIDNLLGNALTREDMIKEGYRLANKEIGYRTEKIGK from the coding sequence ATGGAAATATTTGCAGTAGGACATTCAAATTATCCATTGGATAAGCTTATTAATATGATAAAAAAATATAATATAAATTGTGTAATTGATATTAGAGAAACTCCATATTCTAAATATAATATTCAGTATAATAGAGAGTCATTCAATGAATCCCTAAGAAAGGCTGGATTTATATATATATACATGGGCAAGGAACTTGGGGCAAAAAGAACTAATAAAGATGTATATACAGAAGAAGGTTATGCAGATTTTGAAGAGGTAATAAAGGAAGAAATATTTTTAAAAGGAATCGAAAGATTAAAAAAGGGATGTCAAATGGGTTATAAAATAGTTTTATTAGGTGCAATGCAAGAGCCTATAAGATGTCATAGAAGTATTTTGCTAGGAAAAATATTAAATAAAGAAGGTTTCGATGTAAAATATATAATGCATGAAGGACATTTAGCATCTCAAGAAGATATAGAAGAGTCATTATTAGATAAGTATTTTAGTGATAGAAAACAAATGAGTATTGATAATTTGTTAGGAAATGCATTAACAAGAGAAGATATGATAAAAGAAGGATATAGACTAGCTAATAAAGAAATAGGATATAGAACAGAAAAAATAGGTAAATAA
- a CDS encoding staygreen family protein, translating into MVNLNANNLNVNMVYPISATAPIRFRRYTVSYLENMENIYLTIATYFDTLGLGTLSIDKVYGQWAWFVDNIYDLNLFVFVGNYPYQIAKNRYDTFVDILPVAITSIVNGDRIFLTSNPCLLNSKITVRFISSHPTLNRTVDYGNIRDFIF; encoded by the coding sequence TTGGTTAATTTGAATGCGAATAATTTAAATGTAAATATGGTTTACCCTATTTCTGCTACGGCACCTATACGTTTCAGAAGATATACTGTTTCATACTTAGAAAACATGGAAAACATTTATTTAACTATAGCAACATACTTTGATACACTTGGTTTAGGTACATTAAGTATTGACAAAGTTTATGGTCAATGGGCTTGGTTCGTTGATAATATATATGACTTAAATCTATTTGTTTTTGTAGGAAACTACCCTTATCAAATTGCTAAAAATAGATATGATACTTTTGTTGATATTTTACCAGTAGCTATTACCTCTATTGTCAATGGAGATAGAATATTTTTAACTTCGAATCCTTGTTTGTTAAACTCAAAAATTACAGTTAGATTTATATCTAGTCATCCTACCCTTAATAGAACCGTTGATTATGGCAATATTAGAGATTTTATTTTTTAA